The Cyclobacteriaceae bacterium genome includes a region encoding these proteins:
- a CDS encoding DUF4442 domain-containing protein: MNSAAVIEKAKHSSFWRWILNQSLYRMVPFNAPHKFQVVEIGDHFLKALIPYRRSNFNHIKGLHACGLATISEFATGFLLLSRLDIKKYRLIMRRIEMEYHYQGKMDAYAEFSTSDEWFQKEIIVPLQTQESVEVPCIIKIHDVKGNHLTTGKVFWQVKDWTKVKTKLT, encoded by the coding sequence ATGAATTCTGCAGCAGTCATCGAAAAAGCCAAACATTCGTCTTTTTGGAGGTGGATTTTGAATCAATCACTCTACCGGATGGTTCCTTTCAATGCTCCTCACAAATTTCAGGTTGTTGAGATCGGTGATCATTTTCTCAAAGCCCTTATTCCTTACCGTCGCAGTAACTTCAATCATATAAAAGGTCTTCATGCATGCGGACTTGCAACCATTTCGGAATTTGCGACAGGGTTCTTATTGCTTTCACGTCTCGACATAAAGAAATACAGATTGATCATGCGCCGTATTGAAATGGAGTATCATTATCAAGGTAAGATGGATGCATATGCTGAGTTCAGCACTTCCGATGAATGGTTTCAGAAAGAAATTATAGTTCCACTGCAAACGCAGGAGTCTGTTGAGGTTCCGTGCATTATTAAAATTCATGATGTTAAGGGAAATCACCTCACAACAGGAAAAGTTTTCTGGCAGGTCAAAGACTGGACAAAGGTGAAAACAAAACTGACTTAG
- a CDS encoding DUF962 domain-containing protein, which translates to MRKIDLLLSEYGESHQNATNKAIHWICVPLIFFSVIGLIASIPPGPVQSFLGEGNPYANWATIVLIFAIAYYFTLSITLTIGMVLFALLCLFLANAISAAGIPLWAASLGIFVVAWIGQFYGHKVEGKKPSFLKDLQFLMIGPAWLMHFIYKKIGIPY; encoded by the coding sequence ATGCGAAAAATAGATCTTCTGCTTTCGGAATACGGTGAGAGCCACCAGAATGCAACCAACAAGGCAATTCACTGGATTTGTGTTCCTCTGATTTTTTTTAGTGTAATAGGATTGATTGCTTCTATTCCGCCGGGACCAGTTCAATCTTTTCTGGGAGAGGGAAATCCATATGCCAACTGGGCTACCATCGTTCTGATCTTTGCAATTGCTTATTACTTTACTTTATCGATCACGTTGACGATCGGAATGGTCTTGTTTGCGTTACTCTGTCTTTTTTTAGCGAATGCTATCTCCGCAGCCGGCATTCCGTTGTGGGCTGCAAGCCTTGGTATTTTTGTTGTGGCGTGGATCGGTCAGTTCTATGGACATAAAGTGGAAGGTAAGAAACCTTCTTTCTTAAAAGATCTGCAGTTTCTTATGATCGGACCTGCCTGGCTCATGCATTTCATTTATAAAAAAATCGGAATTCCTTACTAA
- a CDS encoding glycosyltransferase, with translation MNKPLVSVICLCFNHSKFVEEAIRSVQDQTYPNVELIILDDHSEDQSVEVIQRILPRLTNAKFIPIQNNLGNCRAFNKGLEVASGEFIIDLSADDVLLPERIEEGVTAFQNASVDAGVNFCDAELINAEGKSLGRHSDRFPHNSIPQGDIYAAILRKYFINSPTMMMKRMVFDRLGGYDESLAYEDFDFLVRSSRQFKFIYTPEVLLKRRILSTSLGSHQYKRGSRQLESTFKICEKAFLLNRTDEEYSALKMRIRYELRQALLLGDIKLALNYFRLLLR, from the coding sequence GTGAACAAGCCATTGGTTTCGGTTATATGTCTTTGCTTCAATCATTCGAAATTTGTTGAAGAAGCAATTCGTTCTGTACAAGACCAAACCTATCCCAATGTTGAGCTGATCATTTTGGATGATCATAGTGAAGATCAAAGTGTGGAAGTAATTCAGAGAATCCTTCCACGTCTTACGAATGCAAAATTTATCCCCATACAAAATAATCTGGGCAATTGTCGGGCTTTCAACAAAGGTCTTGAAGTTGCCAGTGGAGAATTTATCATTGACCTTTCAGCCGATGATGTACTACTTCCGGAACGAATTGAGGAAGGTGTGACCGCTTTTCAAAACGCTTCAGTTGATGCTGGTGTTAATTTTTGCGACGCCGAGCTGATAAATGCTGAGGGTAAAAGTCTGGGTCGTCATTCAGATCGCTTTCCTCACAACTCAATTCCTCAAGGTGATATCTATGCTGCAATTCTGAGAAAGTACTTTATCAATAGTCCCACTATGATGATGAAGCGTATGGTGTTTGATAGGCTGGGAGGGTATGATGAATCACTCGCTTATGAAGACTTTGATTTCCTGGTGCGTTCCTCACGTCAGTTTAAATTTATCTATACCCCGGAGGTACTTTTAAAAAGGAGAATACTATCCACATCATTGGGAAGTCATCAATATAAGCGCGGGAGTCGTCAGCTGGAATCAACTTTCAAAATCTGCGAAAAAGCTTTCCTCTTGAATAGAACTGATGAGGAATATTCTGCATTAAAAATGAGAATTCGTTACGAGTTGCGCCAGGCTCTTCTGTTGGGTGATATAAAACTTGCCTTGAATTACTTCAGACTTCTTTTGCGGTGA
- the rsgA gene encoding ribosome small subunit-dependent GTPase A, with amino-acid sequence MEGRVMKSTGSWYEVIGTDKKKYNCRLQGKLRLDEGKETNPVAVGDRVELLLDQNDASISEVKQRDNHILRQSVKKTGHRQVLAANVDQVLLIATVSHPRTSLGFIDRFLVSAESFRIPQILIFNKKDLLTEKEMVQIDQAKALYESLNVTTLIISSLDDEDVKQLYNLLNNKTTLIAGHSGVGKSTLLNKLSPGLGQTTGEVSDFTSKGTHTTTFAEMFLISENTFVIDTPGVKEWGLVDMTQQEISDYFPEMRELRSECKFESRCLHLTEPKCAIRLAVEEGTIALNRYNNYVSMVMGYDNRK; translated from the coding sequence ATGGAAGGCCGCGTAATGAAATCGACAGGATCGTGGTATGAAGTTATCGGCACTGATAAAAAGAAATATAATTGCAGGCTTCAGGGCAAGCTGCGTCTTGATGAAGGAAAAGAAACTAATCCTGTCGCCGTTGGAGATCGGGTTGAATTACTACTCGACCAAAATGATGCTTCCATTTCGGAAGTCAAGCAACGTGACAATCACATCCTTCGTCAATCAGTTAAGAAAACTGGTCATCGTCAGGTGCTTGCAGCAAACGTAGACCAGGTATTGTTGATTGCAACAGTAAGTCATCCAAGAACTTCACTTGGATTTATCGATCGGTTTTTGGTAAGCGCCGAATCATTCCGAATACCGCAAATTCTGATCTTCAATAAAAAAGACCTGCTCACTGAAAAAGAAATGGTTCAAATTGATCAGGCTAAAGCTCTTTACGAATCTTTAAATGTCACCACACTCATCATTTCATCTCTGGATGATGAAGATGTGAAACAGTTATATAATCTGTTAAACAATAAAACAACATTGATTGCTGGTCATTCAGGGGTGGGTAAATCAACACTCCTCAACAAACTTTCACCCGGACTTGGGCAGACAACCGGCGAGGTCTCAGATTTTACAAGCAAAGGCACCCATACTACCACCTTTGCGGAAATGTTTCTGATAAGCGAAAATACATTTGTTATAGATACACCCGGTGTCAAGGAATGGGGATTGGTTGATATGACACAACAGGAAATCTCAGACTACTTTCCTGAAATGCGGGAGCTACGTTCGGAATGCAAATTCGAATCAAGATGTTTACACCTCACGGAACCTAAATGTGCTATTCGACTGGCGGTAGAAGAAGGGACGATTGCTTTGAACCGCTACAATAATTATGTGAGCATGGTGATGGGCTACGACAACAGGAAATGA
- a CDS encoding 3-deoxy-D-manno-octulosonic acid transferase has protein sequence MVLLYNFGIRFLSSAYWLASWFNPKAKAFREGRIRQSDKLKQTFPSNSQDKWVWFHCASLGEFEQGRPVMEALKVWNPSLKILLTFFSPSGYEVRKNYATADAVFYLPWDTKKNARWFAENVKPSLVVFVKYEFWYHYSEQLNKKNIPLISIASIFRQDQSFFQSYGSFFRKMLGYFNHFFVQNEESVTLLKSIGIQSVTLGGDTRFDRVHQIIQQSEEIAIAKQFKDGQKLMVIGSAWPDDMDVLYPFINENKDRLKFIIAPHEISEEFLSTIEKSIDGKTVRFSKAGNASLPEVSVLIIDNIGMLSRLYNYGEFAYVGGAFGEGLHNILEAACYGIPVFFGNKKYQKYQEAVDLVFRGGAFEVGDFTQLKSKYEMMISHPETFLLACEVTRQYVLENLGATSRIVNYSKKYLS, from the coding sequence ATGGTCTTACTCTATAACTTTGGTATCCGATTTCTGAGCAGTGCGTACTGGCTGGCCTCATGGTTCAATCCAAAAGCAAAAGCCTTTCGCGAGGGGCGCATCCGGCAATCGGATAAATTGAAACAAACTTTCCCTTCCAACAGCCAGGATAAGTGGGTTTGGTTTCATTGCGCATCCTTAGGTGAGTTTGAACAGGGTCGTCCCGTTATGGAGGCATTGAAAGTATGGAATCCTTCCCTGAAGATTCTGCTTACTTTCTTCTCTCCTTCTGGCTATGAGGTAAGGAAAAACTATGCAACGGCTGATGCTGTATTTTATCTTCCCTGGGATACCAAAAAGAATGCACGATGGTTTGCTGAAAATGTAAAACCTTCCCTTGTTGTATTTGTGAAGTATGAATTCTGGTACCATTATTCTGAACAGTTAAACAAAAAGAATATTCCACTCATCTCGATCGCCTCGATTTTTCGTCAAGACCAGAGTTTTTTTCAATCATATGGATCTTTCTTTCGGAAGATGTTGGGTTATTTCAATCATTTTTTTGTTCAAAATGAAGAGTCAGTCACGTTGCTAAAGTCTATTGGAATACAATCTGTTACATTGGGTGGAGATACACGATTTGATCGCGTCCATCAGATCATTCAGCAATCGGAAGAAATTGCAATAGCAAAACAATTTAAGGATGGACAAAAACTAATGGTCATTGGAAGCGCCTGGCCTGATGACATGGATGTCCTCTATCCTTTCATTAATGAAAACAAAGACAGACTAAAATTTATCATTGCTCCTCATGAGATCTCTGAAGAGTTTCTAAGCACCATAGAAAAATCGATTGATGGGAAAACAGTCCGTTTTTCGAAGGCAGGAAATGCTTCGTTACCGGAAGTATCTGTATTGATTATTGACAACATCGGAATGCTGTCACGATTATACAATTACGGAGAGTTTGCATATGTTGGTGGGGCATTTGGTGAAGGTCTTCATAACATACTGGAGGCTGCTTGCTATGGAATCCCAGTGTTCTTCGGCAATAAAAAATACCAGAAATATCAGGAAGCGGTGGATCTTGTATTCAGGGGTGGTGCTTTTGAAGTCGGTGACTTTACTCAACTAAAATCAAAATATGAAATGATGATCAGTCATCCAGAGACTTTCTTGCTGGCGTGTGAAGTGACTCGTCAATATGTTTTGGAAAATCTGGGGGCAACTTCCAGGATTGTGAATTACAGCAAAAAATATCTTTCATAA
- a CDS encoding enoyl-CoA hydratase (Catalyzes the reversible hydration of unsaturated fatty acyl-CoA to beta-hydroxyacyl-CoA), which produces MELIKVNNQYAPFVALIELYRPKELNALNPQLMGEVRDALQVLDKDDSVRVIIITGNEQAFAAGADIKQMADKTAMDMLMLDQFSTWDQIRKTKKPIIAAVSGFALGGGCEFAMTCDMIIASETAKFGQPEIKLGTIPGAGGTQRLTKAVGKAKAMELILTGRFLSAEDALFYGLVIKVVPVEFYLLEAVNLAKEIAAMSPVAVQLAKESINRSFETLLDEGLMFERKNFYLTFASEDQKEGMKAFIEKRKPTFTGK; this is translated from the coding sequence ATGGAATTAATTAAAGTCAACAATCAATATGCTCCCTTCGTAGCATTAATAGAATTGTATCGTCCTAAAGAACTCAACGCACTAAATCCCCAGTTGATGGGTGAGGTTCGCGACGCACTTCAGGTTCTTGACAAAGATGACTCAGTAAGGGTTATTATCATCACGGGCAATGAACAAGCGTTCGCTGCCGGTGCAGACATCAAGCAGATGGCTGACAAGACCGCGATGGATATGCTTATGCTGGATCAGTTCAGCACCTGGGACCAGATCCGCAAAACAAAAAAACCAATCATTGCAGCAGTTTCGGGATTTGCCTTGGGCGGTGGATGTGAATTTGCAATGACCTGCGATATGATCATTGCATCGGAGACTGCAAAATTCGGTCAACCGGAAATAAAACTTGGAACCATACCAGGTGCGGGTGGCACTCAACGACTTACCAAAGCGGTGGGAAAAGCAAAAGCAATGGAACTTATTCTTACCGGAAGATTCCTATCAGCAGAAGATGCACTCTTTTACGGACTGGTTATAAAAGTGGTGCCTGTAGAATTTTACTTACTGGAAGCTGTCAATCTTGCCAAAGAAATTGCAGCAATGTCGCCGGTTGCGGTACAGCTCGCAAAAGAATCAATCAACCGTTCCTTCGAAACTTTATTGGATGAAGGACTAATGTTTGAACGAAAGAACTTCTATCTCACATTTGCGAGCGAAGATCAGAAAGAAGGAATGAAAGCATTTATAGAGAAAAGAAAACCCACGTTCACTGGAAAATAA
- a CDS encoding low molecular weight phosphotyrosine protein phosphatase, producing MTRILFVCLGNICRSPLAEAIFIHQITEKNLQNHFKIASCGTANYHVGDQPDSRTIRNALKNGIKIDHIGRQFSVKDFEDYDLIIPMDQSNLNNIMRLPGAEKYGDKIKLMRTFDSEDIGSDVPDPWSGGESDFQNVFEILTRSMKGFISTLK from the coding sequence ATGACACGAATTCTTTTTGTTTGCCTTGGCAATATCTGCCGCTCACCGCTTGCAGAAGCAATTTTTATTCATCAGATCACCGAAAAAAACCTTCAGAATCATTTTAAGATTGCTTCTTGTGGAACCGCGAATTATCATGTTGGTGATCAGCCTGATTCCCGTACAATCAGGAATGCATTAAAGAATGGAATAAAGATAGACCACATTGGCAGGCAATTCTCTGTAAAAGATTTTGAAGATTATGACTTGATCATTCCTATGGATCAAAGTAATCTCAATAACATCATGCGGCTTCCCGGTGCCGAAAAATATGGCGATAAGATCAAACTTATGCGCACGTTTGACTCTGAAGATATTGGATCTGACGTTCCTGATCCGTGGTCGGGAGGAGAGAGTGATTTTCAGAACGTTTTTGAAATACTGACGAGATCAATGAAGGGTTTTATTAGTACATTAAAATAA
- a CDS encoding aspartate kinase: protein MQIFKFGGASVNSAKGIRQVASIVKRYSKEKILVVVSAMGKTTNALERVIDQYQKGKNFQEEIESSRIYHENIMRELFKTESPIWQKVAHEFDSIPDLLKAKMPHDQLYDQVVSIGEIVSTLIVCDFIAEQGLSMQWLDARKYIITDETFREGKVDWTETDQRINTLRSLIDEKIILTQGFIGGHGKYTITLGRDGSDYTAAIFASCLHADSVTIWKDVPGVMNADPRRLPEAVVFEELPFREAAEMTYYGASVIHPKTIKPLANNNIPLYVKNFDDPSLPGTIIHETKISALPPLIVFKDNQCLVSCRVTDYTFINEEQLSSIFKALSELNIKINVMQNSAISFSFCIDFREDKVLQLTERLSSHFEVYYNTGLTLITVKNYDMISSDKYRNMKGVLLEQLSRSTLQVLVKN from the coding sequence ATGCAGATATTCAAATTCGGTGGAGCGTCGGTTAACAGTGCAAAAGGCATCCGTCAGGTAGCAAGTATCGTTAAGAGATATTCAAAAGAAAAAATCCTTGTAGTGGTATCTGCCATGGGAAAGACTACCAATGCCCTCGAGCGGGTAATTGATCAATATCAGAAAGGAAAAAATTTTCAGGAAGAGATAGAGTCCAGTCGCATATACCATGAGAATATCATGCGTGAACTCTTCAAAACTGAGAGTCCTATCTGGCAAAAGGTGGCCCATGAGTTCGACAGTATCCCTGATTTATTGAAAGCAAAAATGCCTCATGATCAGTTATATGATCAGGTGGTATCTATTGGAGAAATTGTATCCACATTAATCGTTTGTGATTTTATCGCTGAACAGGGATTAAGCATGCAATGGCTCGATGCCCGTAAGTACATTATCACTGATGAAACTTTCCGTGAAGGAAAAGTAGACTGGACCGAAACAGATCAACGCATTAACACCTTACGATCCCTCATCGATGAAAAAATAATTCTCACGCAAGGATTTATAGGAGGTCATGGAAAATACACGATCACTCTGGGTCGGGATGGTTCTGATTATACAGCTGCAATCTTCGCTTCATGCCTTCACGCAGACTCAGTGACAATCTGGAAAGATGTTCCTGGCGTTATGAATGCTGATCCTCGTCGTTTGCCGGAAGCTGTAGTCTTTGAAGAACTCCCCTTCCGGGAAGCAGCGGAAATGACATACTATGGCGCATCGGTTATTCATCCAAAAACCATCAAACCGCTAGCAAACAATAATATTCCATTGTATGTAAAGAACTTTGATGATCCCTCCTTGCCAGGAACCATCATCCACGAAACGAAGATCAGCGCACTTCCTCCCTTGATTGTGTTTAAAGACAACCAATGCCTGGTCTCCTGCAGGGTAACGGATTACACCTTTATCAATGAAGAGCAACTCAGTTCTATTTTTAAGGCATTATCTGAACTAAACATTAAGATCAATGTAATGCAGAATTCAGCAATCTCATTCTCCTTTTGTATTGATTTTCGTGAGGACAAAGTATTGCAGCTCACTGAGCGACTTTCCAGTCACTTTGAAGTTTACTACAATACCGGACTTACATTGATCACTGTGAAAAATTACGATATGATCAGTTCAGACAAGTACAGGAATATGAAAGGCGTTCTATTAGAGCAATTGTCAAGGAGTACGCTTCAGGTATTGGTAAAAAACTGA
- the fbp gene encoding class 1 fructose-bisphosphatase gives MEQSRIAHSIGIALDRFIKNNQEQFQYASGELSQLLRDIALASKVVNREVNKAGLIDIMGALGSQNSAGDEQQKLDVLANIRFTRALSKGGEVCALISEETESFVDLNNEGKYVIAIDPLDGSSNIDVNVSIGTIFSVYRRKSPEGTPIQNIDILQKGSEQVAAGYILYGSSTMLVYTTGHGVNGFTYEPTLGEYFLSHPDLKMPEDGRIFSVNEGSFNSFSEGVKGYLNYCKGQNFMARYIGSLVADFHRNMLKGGIYIYPANAKDKGGKLRLMYECNALAYLAEQAGGLATDGKKRILDIQPLTLHQRTPFYVGSKKMVEKAESFG, from the coding sequence ATGGAACAGTCCCGCATTGCTCACTCTATCGGAATCGCCCTTGACCGGTTTATAAAGAATAACCAGGAGCAGTTTCAATACGCCAGCGGCGAACTTTCGCAATTACTGAGAGACATAGCCTTGGCATCAAAGGTGGTAAACCGGGAAGTAAACAAAGCCGGACTTATTGACATCATGGGTGCTTTGGGTTCTCAAAACTCGGCAGGAGATGAGCAACAAAAGCTTGACGTGCTGGCCAACATCCGCTTTACTAGGGCGCTTTCGAAAGGCGGAGAAGTATGTGCCTTGATCTCTGAAGAGACAGAATCATTTGTCGACCTCAACAACGAAGGAAAGTATGTAATTGCGATTGATCCACTCGATGGATCCTCCAATATTGATGTTAACGTTTCTATCGGGACAATCTTCTCAGTGTATAGAAGAAAAAGTCCTGAGGGTACACCCATACAGAACATTGATATTCTGCAGAAGGGAAGTGAGCAGGTAGCGGCCGGTTATATATTGTATGGATCAAGCACGATGCTCGTGTACACCACGGGCCATGGTGTCAACGGATTTACGTACGAACCAACACTGGGAGAGTATTTTCTTTCTCATCCTGATCTTAAAATGCCTGAAGACGGAAGGATTTTTTCGGTAAATGAAGGTTCATTCAACTCGTTTTCAGAAGGTGTGAAGGGTTATTTAAATTATTGCAAAGGTCAAAATTTCATGGCACGCTACATAGGTTCGCTGGTAGCCGACTTCCACCGCAATATGCTGAAGGGAGGAATTTATATTTATCCTGCAAATGCCAAAGACAAAGGAGGAAAACTCCGATTGATGTATGAGTGTAATGCCTTGGCATACCTTGCAGAACAGGCTGGGGGACTTGCTACTGATGGTAAGAAAAGGATATTGGACATTCAGCCTTTAACACTCCATCAACGTACACCTTTTTATGTGGGTTCAAAGAAAATGGTTGAGAAGGCGGAAAGCTTTGGGTGA
- a CDS encoding VOC family protein, which translates to MDHSIVSCLWCDGNAREAADYYCSIFKNSKITDANPMVVAFELNGSKFIGLNGGPNFKFNEAVSFVVNCDTQEEIDHYWNSLIANGGNESMCGWLKDKFGVSWQIVPSMLGKLMSDPEKGNRAMQALLKMKKLDIAKLKAA; encoded by the coding sequence ATGGATCATTCAATTGTTTCTTGCCTCTGGTGTGATGGTAATGCCAGGGAAGCAGCGGATTATTATTGTTCAATCTTTAAAAATTCAAAGATCACTGATGCTAATCCGATGGTCGTGGCCTTTGAATTGAATGGATCAAAATTCATTGGATTGAATGGCGGACCGAACTTCAAATTTAACGAAGCAGTTTCTTTTGTTGTAAACTGTGATACCCAGGAAGAGATTGACCATTACTGGAACAGTCTGATTGCAAATGGTGGCAATGAAAGCATGTGCGGTTGGTTAAAGGATAAGTTTGGTGTCTCCTGGCAGATCGTTCCATCCATGCTCGGCAAGTTGATGTCGGATCCTGAAAAAGGAAATCGAGCGATGCAGGCACTTTTAAAAATGAAGAAACTTGATATTGCAAAGCTTAAAGCAGCATAG
- a CDS encoding DUF5606 domain-containing protein, protein MELKDLASVSGKGGLYKILKPGNTGVLLESLDEAKSRMVASASNRISLLEEISIYTTTKEGTIPLGDVLKKIKKEFNNDTGVDINSDPSELKAFLKSVLPEYDENRVYVSDIKKLVRWYGVILQYAPEILEESKKEESK, encoded by the coding sequence ATGGAATTAAAAGATCTCGCTAGCGTTTCCGGAAAAGGTGGATTGTACAAAATTTTAAAACCAGGAAATACGGGCGTTCTGTTGGAATCTCTTGATGAGGCGAAAAGCAGAATGGTTGCCAGCGCAAGCAACCGGATATCTTTGCTGGAAGAAATCTCGATTTATACCACTACAAAAGAAGGAACAATTCCATTGGGAGATGTTTTAAAGAAGATCAAAAAAGAATTCAATAATGATACAGGTGTCGATATCAATTCAGATCCATCAGAGTTGAAAGCATTCCTGAAATCAGTGCTGCCTGAATATGATGAAAATCGAGTATATGTTTCTGATATTAAGAAGCTGGTAAGATGGTATGGCGTTATTTTACAATACGCACCGGAGATACTTGAAGAAAGTAAAAAGGAAGAAAGTAAGTAA